The following DNA comes from Augochlora pura isolate Apur16 chromosome 6, APUR_v2.2.1, whole genome shotgun sequence.
ATGGtactaaataattgttttataatcgcagatttattaaactattataatGTATAGCTAGAAATGTTATACATCATTTCGtcgtcgaagaatttatttacgacAGCCAAGTTGTTCTATCAGGATTAGAACGATCTATTGTTGATGTTAAGTCAGCACGTCCATCCATTATTAATTGAGTTACTTTTGAAGCGATAGCTGGATTTGCCTTCATTTGTTGAAGCAGCCATTCTACAGGTATCCTAAaagcataataataatcaacaCAGTTGAAGATGTTAcgagttatttatattttttaaacaattttatgaatcATTCGTTAAACGATAATGTCGAACaggtttataaattaattgggtactctttgaattttttgaattgGCGCGGTTTAAAATGTGAAGGCTGGCCGCCAAAATTTAAAATGGACTAATGATTGGCtagagaattatttgaaatttccgTAGCCGTACATACCCTTGAGGGAAATATCGTAGAAGCGTGAATAAGATCcgttcgtttttattaatactcgAAATATCAGCAGAATTTTGTCTTTTTCCGAAGCCGTATGCAGTAGACATCACCACAGGTTTAAATCCACGGATGACCCGCTCGGGTCTCACAGAATGTTTCACGAAATGAGAATAATTACGGTGTTTAGGTGTCGCAGCGATCATTCCGGCGGCGAAAGCCAAAATGATGATTAATGTCGGCCGCATggtattctaatattaaaaatttgttacgaTTTACTACTTAGTAACAGGCACACATTAGTGtagaaaataatcatttttgtcCAGAAGAAACAAACAGATATGACAAAGACCTAGCAGCATGTATTTGCGTGCTCTTCTGAAGAAATCactgtaaatttttttaattataataacgctATCTATGTGCTTCCGCTCGGATTCTTTTTCATatctttttgtataatataatgatagaGACGAAACAGTAATTATCTTAAATTAGCACGATGTCGATAAAAGTTAGGTTTCGGTTTAAATTGAAGATATAACAACCATGCTTTTCTTAACGCGATAGAAATAACGGGCTAATTTCGTCTCCATTGCTTATGTTACTCTTACACGACTATAAAGAAGATGAACTTGTTACGAGGTCTtagatattagaaaaattagcgGTTGTGTGTATATTTACacacataatataaatattataaagtacgTAGTAAATATCAATTACTTACAATTTAGCAACGAATCTATCACAAGATAAATACATACgcattatttatacttacGTGGACAAATGAACATTATTacgttttttttctattaaatataccatagtaatacaattattaatatttaataaataaaatgagaatgaAACTGAACTGAGGATGCATGATGTAGATGCATGCGAATTTTGTGGAATGAAAGATGCACTTGTTGCTGAAAGAATTTTACAACGTCTGGTCTTccacaaatatttaacttcAAAATTTAAGAGATTCTTTAAATCCATGATGTTGCGTGAAATTCGAAGGAAACTCGATTTAAACTATAAGCGAGCAGAGTGGTCTTGTAACGGCACGTAAGGGAGACTGAGCTGCAGATTCACCGCTGTTCCTTTTGTATCAGACCGCCGACACCGTCGTTGTAGCGGCCGTAGTAGCCGCCGCCGTCGGCGTTCACTGCGTCAATGACGTCCTTGCCGCCAATACTTCCccttttattcatattttataataactacgATTGTAACggatgcaaaattatttttttaaatgatacaatttttcgatCCGCATGAAATATGCTATTAGAGacttaaacattattttcaaatagtttGTAGGAACGGTGGAGTTTTCGGCGCTTTCAACGTTCCCCCGGCGGCCGTTCTAGCCGACGAAGCCGCCTACGCTTGttaaaatacagtatttaaGCAAATACGCACTGTAAAAGATGCCAAATACATCACAATTTCGTACAgcgataacaatttttgtaatttattttattaatgatagTCCAGATATAGTTCAAGATGACCGATGTTGAAGAAACTGTTGCATAAATGATACGGCCACCGCCGATTGCGGCATATCACACCTTCAGCCGCCGATGCGTATACAAATTCCCACTGCAGGTGCTGGCAGTAACGACCCACACATTCGCGGAAATATTGTTATCGAACCGATGTAATCTCCAGGGGTTATTGAATACTTAAAATACTTCTCAGTGAATTGTAAACttataaagattaatatttaatatccttTTATCGCTTCAGATAGATAATTCAATGAACGACAAtctttatagtaataatagaattttattttttatgtttaacAATAACTCAtacaattgttatatatatgtataaaatacaaatttatatgtgaacatatgtacaaaatatagaatatccTTTATGCGTACTATAATACGATATAAGTTGTGTTTATACAAAAGATTCtgttatatcatatattatatagctaTTTGGTagttttcatttgaaaatgatCCATGACAATCACTGGAATTTCTTTCAGTATATATGAGCGTGGTAAAccggaatattttataaacagcTCCAAAATATGTAAAGTATTCGATCCTTCGTTATTTCCATCACTCCCGGTTTTTGCACTGTTGAATAGAACATTAAGAAACGTTACTGAACATGTATTTCTCGATATGCATTTTAATTGATGTTCGTAGAGTACAATACCTGTCAGGCGTAACGCAGGAAATAACGTATGTACAAAGATATTTAACATAGTTTGTCATTGCAGCAAAAGAGCACTGGCGTAAAATTGTCTGTATTCcgatagtaaatattatagcatCCAGAGGATCTTGAGACTTTTTACTCAATAGACTGCCTACAATATGTTggatttgtatttatttgtacttaCGTTGagagatttataattatgaaatattgattacCTGCATTTTTACAATAGTACACCTTAGGTAATTGCGATACCGTAAGTAAAAACAAAATCAGTGCGATATTATTTAGGTTTGgtgatttaatataaacattgttGTGACAATTACTGATACCAGCCCAATCTAATCTAACATTCAGTTCCTGCAGGAGTTCGTTTCTTTTAGTTTCATTCTGATCACAATGATTCCCTTTactaatttcaaataaaacagcCCTATAAATGAACAAAAGTGGCATATAAAAGTTTCATCACTAAAATGAGACATagatttgcaaataaaatatttatatatacgcATTCAGTGTTTGAAGTGCTGCCTCCATGTGTTTAGCTTCAAATTTACATGTAGTATTTAATTCGTatgctattttctttttgagaAGCTGACAATGTCCAATTTTCAAGATCCACTCGAGTAATTGAggacaaaatttatttgcatgAGTTGCCACAGCAGTATGTAGCTTCGGTATATTACCTGCACGtatgaataaaacaaaattacctTTCTGAGCATTTATAGACATTcaatatgttaatttataaataccttTAAGCGTGTCTGTGGAATTTAGAATTGGTTCAAAGTAATCTAACGTAGACGTCCACGTCTTATTTCGAAGGTTCCTTTCTATGTAACGAATTAAGCTATGTAATTCGGTGACGATATAAAATGAGATAAGTTTGTCAAGTCCTGTTAAGCCAGGTGTGCCTATTgcttctaatatttttgaaaatattttataatttagaacCTCCGCTTGTGTTTTGAGATCATACCATGCAAGAGAATGTTCAATGTAAATAGTTGTTCTAAAAACACATACATAAATGTAAGTATAATATCgcacataaaaaataatgagaattacgaaaagaaaataatttactttggATCAGTTATACGAACAAGTTCTCTGGCAAGTCTGCCAATAAAAGTAACAGAATTATCTAATGTAGACGTGTATTTGTCGTCTTGATAATATCTGGATGACCTTTCTGAAGTCCAAGAAGATCCAACGCACTCCTCTTCCACTGCATTGTTAATAATGTACGTTATCTATAAGTAAAGAGTGGGCATatattgctataaatataattatataatttatattatatatgtataaaaattgacttaCCTCTTCATGCCATATCTTTAAactattaatgtttatataatcTTGAATATATTGAAAGGATTTACGATAACCATCCATAATTGCGGCTAAATTATTAAGTTTCTGTAATATCGGTATCTAAAATAATACGtaaaaaatctaattattGACATACGAgtaaaaagaattgtaaaagttatttagAACCTACTTTTGATTTTGATTCGAAAACAAGACCATTATCCAAGGCTACTGTTACTTTCTTTACCAATTCTTGTCGTATACCATCTTCTAATAAGCGATGGGAATCAACTCTTAACACTCCCAAGGGAACACTTCTTAAGGATAATACACCTTTTGTAAATACTGACACAGCATACGTCAATTTAGCcatctaaaacaaatttagatctttattaaatatattattataaaataattctaaatatactTTTGGTTGTATTCAAAGCAaaagaaaatactaaaaatagaagaatactTTTAGTCTATCATCTAACTGTgcatattcttttaatttatctttcgGTAATCTAGTAGGAATTTCCTTGAAAGCATTTGTCTCAAGGTGTACAATCTCGGCAAGTAAACCAAATACAGTCTCTGGTATTATTTGTAAGACATGTCttgcatatttttctaattctctACTATAGTATTGAGATACTGATGATAGATCTGCGCTACGTGCTTGATTCACTCTTAATAACGGCGTTTCCAACGCCGAAGCCATCTGAAAAGGAATAAGACATATATGTATCTATATGAAATATGTATAGTTTACTGTCGAatacaaaaaatgaaatttacttttaaaaacaatgcttttaatttaattacggtAGGAGGACATTCTTTTATGCTGGCTTGCATAGTTTCAATAAAAGATTCCATTATATTCCATGCATAGCAACAATCTGTCACTATATTTAAACTAATCATAGTGTCCTCTGTGATACTTCCTGTACGTAAcatattgtgcaatatttcTCGTGTATCAGCTAAATACTGAGATatgtgtaaattattttccaattgaTGAAATTCTGAAATCATATggattcaaataatattttgttataaatcaatgtaattcattgaattcttttattttatattctgtcGCAATTACCTTGCACTTCTTCTAATGCTGGCAATAATTGTGCTATTTTCCTTCCATCTTCTTGTTGCAAAGAGTCAATGTGCTTGCTAATTTCCATGAACCATGCATGaagattttgatttttctcaATACCATCGAGAGATTTATTACCTCCAAATATTTGTGCAAGATCTATTATTCTCTCGACGCATATTCCTTTATCCCTGAGCCATTTAGTTTCTTTACCAAATaacaactaaaattaattgatgaaattaattatacaacacATGATAGATTTTGTGTTAGTACGAAAAATATTGTGCTCGTACatctttatataattgtttgacATCCTGTTCAATCTGAGCTGTGCTTAGTAATAGTTGAAGACAGTCAACTGTCgtatatttactttcattcacTACCAATTG
Coding sequences within:
- the Strump gene encoding WASH complex subunit strump; protein product: MGDFLATNNICGQNLLRLVSRGNAIIAELMRLKDYVPTVFSLDSKQIIQKYGSIIIDFAYFKSVNVYEQKIENDPILQETDEDLRNNYSDIISRFYLAFESIHKYVTDLNTYVDELGDGNYIHQSIDSIMLNEEGRQLMCEAVYLYGVMLLLVDYHFKGCIRERLLVSYYRYNAQRSSSTSVDDICMLLRSTGFSKNSNKRPANYPEEYFKRVLLNESLIEHLIGRLRSDEIYNQSLAFPHPEHRSTALSTQASMLVVILSFKPSILHTHTAMMREIVDRFFPDNWVISIYMGIVINLCDWWSPYKAAKTALNNTLDSSNVKVIAHKYGEKMKKLISETEEVQLAGTLDDSAVGLLVKLVKECNVTLHWLLLHTAMSTISLEDSKRSRMLRQLVVNESKYTTVDCLQLLLSTAQIEQDVKQLYKDLLFGKETKWLRDKGICVERIIDLAQIFGGNKSLDGIEKNQNLHAWFMEISKHIDSLQQEDGRKIAQLLPALEEVQEFHQLENNLHISQYLADTREILHNMLRTGSITEDTMISLNIVTDCCYAWNIMESFIETMQASIKECPPTVIKLKALFLKMASALETPLLRVNQARSADLSSVSQYYSRELEKYARHVLQIIPETVFGLLAEIVHLETNAFKEIPTRLPKDKLKEYAQLDDRLKMAKLTYAVSVFTKGVLSLRSVPLGVLRVDSHRLLEDGIRQELVKKVTVALDNGLVFESKSKIPILQKLNNLAAIMDGYRKSFQYIQDYININSLKIWHEEITYIINNAVEEECVGSSWTSERSSRYYQDDKYTSTLDNSVTFIGRLARELVRITDPKTTIYIEHSLAWYDLKTQAEVLNYKIFSKILEAIGTPGLTGLDKLISFYIVTELHSLIRYIERNLRNKTWTSTLDYFEPILNSTDTLKGNIPKLHTAVATHANKFCPQLLEWILKIGHCQLLKKKIAYELNTTCKFEAKHMEAALQTLNAAVLFEISKGNHCDQNETKRNELLQELNVRLDWAGISNCHNNVYIKSPNLNNIALILFLLTVSQLPKVYYCKNAGSLLSKKSQDPLDAIIFTIGIQTILRQCSFAAMTNYVKYLCTYVISCVTPDSAKTGSDGNNEGSNTLHILELFIKYSGLPRSYILKEIPVIVMDHFQMKTTK
- the LOC144470989 gene encoding allatotropin, with the translated sequence MRPTLIIILAFAAGMIAATPKHRNYSHFVKHSVRPERVIRGFKPVVMSTAYGFGKRQNSADISSINKNERILFTLLRYFPQGIPVEWLLQQMKANPAIASKVTQLIMDGRADLTSTIDRSNPDRTTWLS